The Pseudomonadota bacterium DNA segment GTTCGATGTGATCCAGCTTGCCGGTCAAAAACAAATCCGGCTTTTTCAAAAACGCATGCAAGCACCTTCCAGGAAACAGGGGTTATGCGTGGCACTGAAATTTACCAAGAGCATCAGCGGCAACAAAAGTCAAGGGAACATCAATGTATTCATCAGGTGGATAAACTGTTTTATCACCGGGGATATCAGGACGAAACCCACACTCTTTCAAGACCGTGTCAAGTGTCCCGCGATCAATGCAAGATTCAAGGAAGACAGTTAATGCTTCAACCAGGTTATTCTTAGCCTCTTTTTCCGTTGCCCCCTGAGAAAAAACATCCAGGGCCGGACAATACGAAACAAAATAACCATCTTTCTGATGGATATTTGCCGGCAGTTTGAAGCTGATAACCATCTTTCTCATATTTTACGCCTCCCATCATACAAACTATATTAAATTATCGTCTATTTATCAGCAAAAATCAAGACATAAAATATGCTCGCTACTCAGAGGTCAGCTTGCCTTTCGGGAACGGGACGCCCACTTACTAAAATATAAATTCTTATCCGGCCACACGTCAATAAATTTTTTAAAATCTTTTTAAAAGAAGTTCAATAAACTCTCGAGTCTTAGATTCAATTACTTTCTCAATTCGGCTCGTATCAACAGTTGAATCGATTGATTTAATCCGGCTTGCAGACTCCTTGATATGGGAAAGAGACGCTCTTTCTTGTTGGCTCATGCCTTCAATTTCATAAAGCCTTTTAGGTGCAGGATTTACTCGTGCTGTTATTGGAGATAGCGCACCATTGACACATGATTTAATGGCAAGACTTGATATCTCAAAGTTTCCAGAAATTCACGAAGAATATGGACGTACCTTTCCTGA contains these protein-coding regions:
- a CDS encoding type II toxin-antitoxin system HicB family antitoxin, with the protein product MRKMVISFKLPANIHQKDGYFVSYCPALDVFSQGATEKEAKNNLVEALTVFLESCIDRGTLDTVLKECGFRPDIPGDKTVYPPDEYIDVPLTFVAADALGKFQCHA